Proteins encoded by one window of Salmo trutta chromosome 17, fSalTru1.1, whole genome shotgun sequence:
- the LOC115151572 gene encoding leucine-rich repeat-containing protein 4B-like, giving the protein MIISSWCPLNITVGSNSTPKPGFTLQLFTPLNVIFQDCWRSFFQSVVNLRAVTGHLLCGSHFVAKYFLSLQEFEFELVLSPEFVREPTVDMTNLNRLVQLRHLKLTGVDLIVQPVLGIMFHNLTRLESLSLIECRILTLEEDLSRDLHSLILIQVQSREEFSMLEGFPEPLTSLRYMEFFGPRLHCSCDNAWLDNWVRRQRQVQVIV; this is encoded by the coding sequence ATGATTATAAGCTCCTGGTGTCCTCTCAACATCACCGTCGGCAGCAACAGCACCCCAAAACCAGGCTTCACCCTGCAGCTCTTCACTCCATTGAATGTGATCTTCCAGGACTGCTGGAGATCATTCTTCCAGTCTGTTGTCAACCTCAGGGCTGTAACAGGACATCTTCTGTGTGGATCTCACTTCGTCGCAAAGTACTTCCTCTCTCTGCAGGAGTTTGAGTTTGAGTTGGTTCTCTCACCAGAGTTTGTGAGAGAACCAACTGTGGACATGACTAACCTGAACAGGCTTGTGCAGCTGAGGCATCTGAAGCTGACAGGAGTGGACCTCATCGTGCAGCCAGTGCTGGGCATCATGTTCCACAACCTAACCAGGCTGGAGAGCCTGAGCTTGATCGAATGTAGGATCCTCACTCTGGAGGAGGATCTGAGCAGAGACCTGCACTCCCTCATTTTGATTCAAGTCCAATCCCGAGAGGAGTTTAGCATGTTAGAGGGCTTTCCAGAGCCACTGACCAGCCTGAGGTATATGGAGTTCTTCGGTCCTCGCCTGCATTGCAGCTGTGACAACGCCTGGCTGGACAACTGGGTCAGGAGACAGAGACAAGTCCAGGTAATTGTTTAG